A region of Mesorhizobium sp. AR02 DNA encodes the following proteins:
- a CDS encoding Do family serine endopeptidase, whose protein sequence is MNIAPNSYSRTRKRLLAAAASVAVAGVIGVGALTTGTSPVLADAVRVEAPQVQGFADVVERVSPAVVSVKVKAKIQPTADDGSDQSDDLDGMNNLPNNPQLRRFFKEFRGFGDQGGQNDDGHRRFGHRDRNNDQPRPVAQGSGFFISEDGYLVTNNHVVEEGTAFTVVTNDGKELDAKLVGTDPRTDLAVLKVEGGKFTYVDFADDSKVRVGDWVVAVGNPFGLGGTVTAGIVSARGRDIGAGPYDDFLQIDASVNRGNSGGPTFNLNGQVVGINTAIFSPSGGSVGIAFDIPASTAKQVVEDLMKNGAVQRGWLGVEIQPVTSDIAESLGLKSNNGALVSSAQDDGPGKKAGITAGDVITQVEGKDVASPKELARLIGAYSPGKSVDVTVWRDGKSQTIKVDLGKLPASDKQASNDQQQQPAAPAKPDTLADLGLTVTKSENGKGLVVTDVDPDSDAADRGIQPGDIITAVNSNEVNGTEDVTKAMTDAVKSGRKAVLMQITRDNNNRFVALPVAKG, encoded by the coding sequence ATGAATATTGCCCCCAATTCATATTCCCGCACCCGTAAGCGTCTTCTGGCTGCTGCCGCTTCCGTCGCCGTCGCTGGCGTGATCGGCGTTGGCGCGCTGACCACTGGTACCAGCCCCGTTCTGGCCGATGCCGTACGCGTCGAGGCGCCGCAGGTGCAAGGCTTCGCCGATGTCGTCGAGCGTGTTTCGCCGGCCGTCGTCAGCGTCAAGGTGAAGGCCAAGATCCAGCCGACTGCCGATGACGGCTCCGACCAGTCCGATGATCTGGACGGCATGAACAACCTTCCCAACAATCCGCAGCTGCGCCGCTTCTTCAAGGAATTCCGTGGCTTTGGCGATCAGGGCGGCCAGAACGATGACGGTCATCGCCGCTTCGGTCACCGCGACCGCAACAACGACCAGCCGCGCCCGGTGGCCCAGGGCTCCGGCTTCTTCATCTCCGAGGACGGCTACCTCGTCACCAACAACCACGTCGTCGAAGAGGGCACCGCCTTCACCGTGGTGACCAATGACGGCAAGGAACTCGACGCCAAGCTGGTCGGCACCGATCCGCGTACCGACCTCGCCGTGCTCAAGGTCGAAGGCGGCAAGTTCACCTATGTCGACTTCGCCGACGATTCCAAGGTTCGCGTCGGCGACTGGGTCGTGGCCGTCGGTAATCCGTTCGGTCTCGGTGGCACCGTCACCGCTGGCATCGTGTCGGCGCGTGGCCGTGACATCGGCGCCGGCCCGTATGACGATTTCCTCCAGATCGATGCCTCGGTCAACCGCGGCAATTCGGGTGGTCCGACCTTCAACCTCAACGGCCAGGTGGTCGGCATCAACACGGCGATCTTCTCGCCTTCCGGCGGCAGTGTCGGTATCGCCTTCGACATTCCGGCCTCGACCGCCAAGCAGGTTGTCGAGGACCTGATGAAGAACGGTGCGGTACAGCGCGGCTGGCTCGGCGTCGAAATCCAGCCGGTCACATCCGACATCGCCGAATCGCTCGGTCTGAAGTCCAACAACGGCGCCTTGGTGTCGAGCGCCCAGGACGATGGCCCCGGCAAGAAGGCCGGCATAACGGCCGGTGACGTCATCACCCAGGTGGAGGGCAAGGACGTCGCTTCGCCGAAGGAACTCGCCCGCCTGATCGGCGCCTATTCACCGGGCAAGTCCGTTGACGTCACCGTCTGGCGCGACGGCAAGAGCCAGACGATCAAGGTCGATCTCGGCAAGCTGCCGGCCAGTGACAAGCAGGCCTCGAACGACCAGCAGCAGCAGCCCGCCGCTCCGGCCAAGCCCGACACGCTGGCCGATCTCGGCCTTACCGTCACCAAGTCCGAAAACGGCAAGGGTCTTGTGGTGACCGATGTCGATCCCGACAGCGATGCCGCCGACCGCGGCATCCAGCCGGGCGACATCATCACGGCGGTCAATTCGAACGAAGTGAACGGCACCGAGGACGTCACCAAGGCGATGACCGACGCGGTGAAGTCCGGCCGCAAGGCCGTGCTGATGCAGATCACCCGCGACAACAACAACCGCTTCGTCGCGCTGCCCGTCGCCAAGGGCTGA
- a CDS encoding cytochrome c-type biogenesis protein, translating into MSIRLSLTSIVLLLALFFAGTAMAVKPDEMLADPALEARARALSEGLRCMVCQNQSIDESDADLARDLRILVRQRLVAGDTDQQVMDYVVSRYGEFVLLKPRFDLRNALLWGTPAILLFAGGIFILLSARSRRTLATKSLSPDEQAALDAILHRD; encoded by the coding sequence ATGAGCATAAGGCTTTCCCTGACCTCGATTGTCCTGTTGCTGGCGCTGTTCTTTGCCGGCACGGCAATGGCGGTGAAGCCTGACGAGATGCTGGCGGATCCGGCGCTTGAGGCGAGGGCGCGGGCGCTGTCGGAAGGCCTGCGCTGCATGGTCTGCCAGAACCAGTCGATCGACGAATCCGATGCCGATCTTGCCCGCGATCTGCGCATCCTGGTGCGCCAGCGCCTGGTCGCCGGCGATACCGACCAGCAGGTTATGGACTATGTCGTTTCGCGCTACGGCGAATTCGTGCTGCTGAAGCCGCGTTTCGACCTGCGTAACGCACTGCTTTGGGGGACGCCGGCGATCCTGCTTTTTGCCGGCGGCATCTTCATCTTGCTCAGCGCGCGGTCGCGCCGGACACTGGCGACAAAGTCCCTGTCGCCAGATGAACAGGCGGCATTGGACGCTATCCTGCACCGCGACTGA
- a CDS encoding heme lyase CcmF/NrfE family subunit yields the protein MVETGHFALVLAFALSLVQTIVPLFGARLNNQRLMAVGGPVAVTGFALTALSFAALASAYANSDFSVASVWENSHSLQPMIYKITGTWGNHEGSMLLWVLILTFFGALVAAFGSNLPATLRANVLAVQGAIGAAFFLFILATSNPFIRLNPAPIEGRDLNPVLQDLGLAIHPPLLYLGYVGFSICFSFSVAALIEGRIDASWARWVRPWTLVAWMFLTGGIAMGSYWAYYELGWGGFWFWDPVENASFMPWLAGTALLHSAIVMEKRSALKIWTLLLAILTFSLSLLGTFLVRSGVLTSVHAFATDPTRGVFILCILTLFIGGSLALFALRASRLTAGGLFHPISREGALVLNNLFLTTATATVLVGTLYPLALEALTGDKISVGAPFFDLTFGPLMLPLLALVPFGPLLAWKRGDVFAASQRLMAAFATALAAMLVTGLFIDGASVFAALGIGLAVWLVAGALTDLAVKSGVGSVAPAVMFRRFAGLPSSVFGTALAHLGLGLTLLGIVATLSFGTEKILTMRAGETVELSGHTLRFVGLYPVQGPNYSEDRGRFELIGVSGSPVGEISSAKRYYPVRQTTTTESGIKTLGFSQLYISLGDEGKDGSVVVRLWWKPLVTLIWGGGLVMMAGAVMSLMDRRLRIGAPSRRRKQAGAVAPAALP from the coding sequence ATGGTTGAAACCGGACATTTCGCGCTGGTCCTGGCGTTCGCGCTCTCGCTGGTGCAGACGATCGTGCCGCTGTTCGGCGCGCGCCTGAACAACCAGCGCCTGATGGCTGTCGGCGGTCCTGTCGCGGTGACCGGCTTTGCGCTGACGGCGCTATCCTTTGCAGCACTGGCGAGCGCCTATGCGAACTCCGATTTCTCGGTGGCGAGCGTCTGGGAAAACTCGCATTCGCTGCAGCCGATGATCTACAAGATCACCGGAACCTGGGGCAATCACGAAGGCTCGATGCTGCTCTGGGTGCTGATCCTGACCTTCTTCGGCGCGCTGGTCGCCGCTTTCGGCTCCAACCTGCCGGCGACGCTGCGCGCCAATGTGCTGGCCGTGCAGGGCGCCATTGGCGCTGCCTTCTTCCTGTTCATCCTGGCGACGTCCAACCCCTTCATCCGGCTCAATCCGGCGCCGATCGAAGGCCGCGACCTCAACCCGGTCCTGCAGGATCTCGGCCTCGCCATCCATCCGCCGCTGCTCTATCTGGGTTATGTCGGCTTCTCGATCTGCTTTTCCTTCTCCGTAGCCGCCTTGATCGAGGGGCGTATCGACGCCTCCTGGGCGCGCTGGGTGCGGCCGTGGACGCTGGTCGCTTGGATGTTCCTGACCGGCGGCATCGCCATGGGATCGTATTGGGCCTATTACGAGCTCGGCTGGGGCGGTTTCTGGTTCTGGGATCCGGTCGAGAACGCCTCCTTTATGCCGTGGCTGGCGGGCACCGCGCTGCTGCATTCGGCCATCGTCATGGAAAAGCGCTCGGCGCTGAAGATCTGGACGCTGCTGCTCGCCATCCTCACCTTTTCGCTATCGCTGCTCGGCACCTTCCTGGTGCGCTCGGGCGTGCTGACTTCCGTGCACGCCTTCGCCACCGATCCGACGCGCGGCGTCTTCATCCTGTGCATCCTGACGCTGTTCATCGGCGGCTCGCTGGCGCTGTTTGCGTTGCGCGCCTCGCGGTTGACGGCCGGCGGGCTGTTCCACCCGATCTCGCGCGAAGGCGCGCTCGTCCTCAACAATCTGTTCCTGACGACAGCGACCGCCACGGTGCTCGTCGGCACGCTCTATCCGTTGGCGTTGGAGGCGCTCACCGGCGACAAGATCTCGGTCGGGGCGCCGTTCTTCGACCTGACCTTCGGCCCCTTGATGCTGCCGCTTCTGGCCCTGGTGCCGTTCGGACCGCTGCTGGCCTGGAAGCGGGGCGACGTCTTCGCTGCATCGCAACGCCTGATGGCGGCCTTTGCTACGGCGCTTGCGGCGATGCTGGTCACCGGCTTGTTTATCGACGGCGCCTCGGTTTTCGCCGCCCTCGGCATCGGCCTTGCCGTCTGGCTGGTCGCCGGAGCGCTCACCGACCTTGCGGTCAAGTCCGGCGTCGGATCGGTTGCACCGGCCGTCATGTTCAGGCGCTTCGCCGGCCTGCCGAGCTCGGTCTTCGGCACGGCATTGGCCCATCTCGGCCTCGGCCTGACGTTGCTCGGCATCGTCGCCACGCTCTCCTTCGGCACCGAGAAGATCCTCACCATGCGCGCCGGCGAGACGGTGGAATTGTCCGGCCACACGCTGCGTTTTGTCGGGCTTTATCCGGTGCAGGGGCCAAACTACAGCGAGGACCGCGGCCGCTTCGAGCTGATCGGTGTCAGCGGCAGTCCTGTCGGCGAAATCAGTTCCGCCAAGCGTTACTATCCGGTGCGTCAGACGACGACGACGGAGTCCGGCATCAAGACCCTTGGTTTTTCGCAGCTCTACATTTCGCTCGGTGATGAAGGCAAGGACGGCTCGGTGGTGGTGCGCCTGTGGTGGAAACCGCTGGTGACGCTGATCTGGGGCGGCGGCCTGGTGATGATGGCGGGCGCTGTCATGTCGCTGATGGACAGACGCCTGCGCATCGGCGCACCCTCGCGCCGGCGCAAGCAGGCGGGCGCCGTGGCGCCCGCGGCGCTGCCATGA
- the ccmE gene encoding cytochrome c maturation protein CcmE produces the protein MTRKQKRLSVIVGGLVFLGAATGLTFYALGQKASYFYMPADLTTASVQPGQRIRLGGLVEKGTIQRGQGATVAFSVTDTHKSVKVTYTGILPDLFREEQGVITEGTFGPDGVFVADSVLAKHDERYMPKEVADGLKAKGVWQESKSE, from the coding sequence ATGACGCGCAAGCAGAAGCGATTGTCGGTCATTGTGGGCGGATTGGTCTTCCTGGGCGCCGCCACCGGGCTGACCTTCTATGCGCTTGGCCAGAAGGCGTCCTATTTCTACATGCCGGCTGACCTCACCACGGCCAGCGTCCAGCCCGGCCAGCGCATCAGGCTCGGCGGTCTGGTTGAAAAAGGCACCATCCAGCGCGGGCAGGGGGCGACGGTCGCCTTTTCCGTTACCGACACGCATAAATCGGTCAAGGTCACCTATACCGGCATCCTGCCCGACCTTTTTCGCGAAGAGCAAGGCGTCATCACCGAGGGCACTTTCGGCCCGGACGGCGTCTTTGTTGCCGACAGCGTGCTGGCCAAGCATGATGAGCGCTATATGCCCAAGGAAGTGGCTGACGGCCTGAAGGCCAAGGGCGTTTGGCAGGAGAGCAAGAGTGAGTAA
- the ccmI gene encoding c-type cytochrome biogenesis protein CcmI: MLFWVIAAILTLGASLAVLLPLAGGAKGASSSGEHDLEVYRDQLSELDRDAARGLIQPAEAAEARAEIARRILRLNNADTAGKASARQVSVTARLVATAAVLAVPLVSWGVYSQIGSPDLPSQPLSERLAKNPADSSVDELVARAEAHLAANPSDGRGWDVLAPVYLRMQRFSDAVAAYRNAIRFDGDSAVRQAGLGEAIAGAAGGIVSADAQDAFEAALKLDPANAKASFYLAMALAQEGRNKEAVTAWQAMLGTLPPDSPWRGAVEQALAKSGEVASGATAKGPDAADVDNASSLSPQDREAMINTMVAGLDEKLRQNPRDPEGWMRLVRSYVVLGKADQAREALGRAIAVFGAGSDEAKKFTAFAASLGLTATE, translated from the coding sequence ATGCTGTTCTGGGTCATAGCCGCGATACTGACGCTGGGCGCGAGCCTGGCGGTGCTGCTGCCGCTGGCTGGGGGCGCCAAGGGCGCGTCGTCGAGCGGCGAGCATGATCTGGAAGTCTATCGCGATCAATTGTCCGAGCTTGACCGCGACGCCGCGCGCGGCTTGATCCAGCCGGCGGAAGCGGCCGAGGCGCGCGCCGAGATCGCGCGCCGCATCCTTCGCCTCAACAATGCGGATACGGCCGGCAAGGCATCGGCCAGGCAGGTCTCGGTCACGGCGCGGCTTGTCGCGACCGCGGCCGTGCTGGCGGTGCCGCTGGTCAGCTGGGGTGTTTACAGCCAGATCGGCTCGCCTGACCTGCCATCGCAGCCGCTCAGCGAACGGCTGGCCAAGAACCCGGCCGACAGTTCGGTCGACGAATTGGTGGCGCGGGCCGAGGCCCATCTTGCCGCCAACCCTTCCGACGGCAGGGGATGGGACGTGCTGGCCCCGGTCTATCTGCGCATGCAGCGCTTTTCCGATGCGGTGGCCGCGTATCGCAACGCCATCCGCTTCGATGGCGACAGCGCTGTTCGCCAGGCCGGCCTCGGCGAGGCAATCGCCGGTGCGGCGGGCGGCATTGTTTCCGCCGATGCCCAGGATGCCTTCGAGGCGGCGCTGAAGCTCGATCCGGCCAATGCGAAAGCCAGCTTCTACCTGGCCATGGCCTTGGCGCAGGAGGGACGAAACAAGGAAGCGGTGACGGCCTGGCAGGCGATGCTGGGCACTTTGCCGCCGGATTCGCCATGGCGCGGCGCCGTCGAGCAGGCATTGGCCAAATCCGGCGAAGTCGCTTCCGGCGCGACCGCGAAAGGCCCTGACGCCGCGGATGTCGACAACGCATCCTCCCTATCGCCGCAGGATCGCGAAGCCATGATCAACACGATGGTCGCCGGCCTCGACGAAAAACTGCGGCAAAATCCGCGTGACCCGGAAGGATGGATGCGGCTCGTTCGTTCCTATGTCGTGCTGGGCAAGGCCGATCAGGCGCGCGAGGCGCTCGGTCGCGCCATCGCCGTCTTTGGCGCCGGCAGTGACGAAGCCAAGAAATTCACCGCCTTTGCCGCCTCGCTCGGCCTGACGGCGACGGAGTAG